In Streptomyces sp. 840.1, one DNA window encodes the following:
- the purQ gene encoding phosphoribosylformylglycinamidine synthase subunit PurQ: protein MTARIGVVTFPGTLDDQDSLRAVRVAGAEPVSLWHRDKDLHQVDAVILAGGFSYGDYLRAGAISRFSPVMETVIEQAKAGMPVLGICNGFQILTEAHLLPGAMLRNNHLHFICRDQKLRVENAGTAWTSDYSEGQEISVPLKNMDGRYTADEHTLDELEAEGRVAFRYVDVNPNGSLRDIAGITNAAGNVVGLMPHPEHAVEPLIGTGGTDGLGFFTSIIKKLVNA, encoded by the coding sequence GTGACTGCTCGTATCGGAGTCGTCACTTTTCCGGGCACCCTCGACGACCAGGACAGCCTTCGGGCCGTACGGGTCGCCGGCGCCGAGCCCGTATCGCTGTGGCACCGCGACAAGGACCTGCACCAGGTCGACGCGGTCATCCTGGCGGGCGGTTTCTCCTACGGCGACTATCTGCGGGCCGGAGCCATCTCCCGGTTCTCGCCGGTCATGGAGACGGTGATCGAGCAGGCGAAGGCGGGCATGCCGGTTCTCGGCATCTGCAACGGCTTCCAGATCCTGACCGAGGCGCATCTGCTGCCCGGCGCGATGCTGCGCAACAACCACCTGCACTTCATCTGCCGCGACCAGAAGCTGCGCGTCGAGAACGCCGGTACCGCATGGACCTCGGACTATTCCGAGGGCCAGGAGATCTCCGTACCGCTCAAGAACATGGACGGCCGCTACACCGCCGACGAGCACACGCTCGACGAGCTGGAGGCCGAGGGCCGTGTCGCGTTCCGCTACGTGGACGTCAACCCCAACGGCTCGCTGCGTGACATCGCCGGCATCACCAACGCCGCGGGCAACGTCGTCGGCCTGATGCCGCACCCGGAGCACGCCGTCGAGCCGCTGATCGGCACCGGTGGCACCGACGGTCTCGGTTTCTTCACCTCGATCATCAAGAAGCTGGTCAACGCATGA
- the purS gene encoding phosphoribosylformylglycinamidine synthase subunit PurS, translating into MPVARVVVDVMLKPEILDPQGQAVQRALPRLGFEGIADVRQGKRFELEVEGPVDEAALTRIHEMAETFLANTVIEDFTVKVEKAEESK; encoded by the coding sequence GTGCCAGTGGCACGCGTCGTAGTCGACGTCATGCTCAAGCCCGAGATCCTCGACCCGCAGGGACAGGCTGTGCAGCGTGCGCTGCCCCGTCTCGGCTTCGAGGGAATCGCGGACGTACGTCAGGGAAAGCGTTTCGAGCTGGAGGTCGAGGGACCGGTCGACGAGGCCGCCCTCACCCGTATTCACGAGATGGCCGAGACGTTCCTCGCCAACACCGTGATCGAGGACTTCACCGTGAAGGTGGAGAAGGCCGAGGAGTCGAAGTGA
- a CDS encoding Lsr2 family protein yields the protein MAQRVVVTLSDDIDGGAAAETVTFALDGKSYEIDLNPSNAKKLRKALAPYMAAGRKQTNAGKHGKVPVSYRHTSLAPDPAAVRAWARSHRMEVPARGRIPKKVYEAFQEAS from the coding sequence GTGGCTCAGCGCGTAGTGGTCACACTCTCCGACGACATCGACGGGGGAGCGGCAGCGGAAACGGTCACCTTCGCGCTGGACGGGAAGTCGTACGAGATCGACCTCAATCCGTCCAATGCAAAGAAACTGCGCAAGGCCCTGGCTCCGTACATGGCGGCCGGCCGTAAGCAGACAAATGCCGGCAAGCACGGCAAGGTTCCCGTCTCGTACCGGCACACCTCGCTCGCACCCGACCCGGCGGCCGTACGCGCCTGGGCCCGGTCGCACCGGATGGAGGTGCCGGCCCGCGGCCGGATTCCCAAGAAGGTCTACGAGGCGTTCCAGGAAGCCAGTTGA
- a CDS encoding ABC transporter ATP-binding protein: MTFDENPHECVIEAADVRRSYAGGFEAVAGVSFSVARGELFALLGTNGAGKTSTVELLEGLARPDSGTVRVLGHDPFAERAAVRPRIGVMLQEGGFPSDLTTTETVRMWAGCTSGARPTGEALDLVGLGHRARVRVKQLSGGERRRLDLALALLGRPEVLFLDEPTTGLDAEGRRDTWTLVRRLQEGGITVLLTTHYLEEAEALADRLAIMHRGRVVTSGTTAEVTAERPSRIRFELPAGTAPGQLPLNLRAAADGPRIEIRTHRLQDSLAELLRWATESGIQLIGLDARSASLEEAFLDIARSAAENEPTTRYGTRNATESETEEVAAA; the protein is encoded by the coding sequence ATGACCTTCGACGAAAATCCCCATGAGTGCGTGATCGAGGCGGCCGATGTCCGACGCAGTTATGCGGGCGGCTTCGAGGCCGTGGCCGGCGTCTCCTTCTCCGTGGCACGCGGCGAGCTGTTCGCCCTGCTCGGCACGAACGGCGCCGGCAAGACCTCCACCGTCGAACTGCTGGAAGGCCTGGCCCGTCCCGACAGCGGCACGGTGCGCGTGCTCGGCCACGACCCCTTCGCGGAACGCGCCGCCGTCCGCCCGAGGATCGGAGTGATGCTCCAGGAGGGCGGCTTCCCCTCCGACCTGACGACCACCGAGACCGTACGGATGTGGGCCGGCTGCACCAGCGGGGCCCGGCCCACCGGCGAGGCCCTGGACCTGGTGGGGCTCGGCCACCGGGCGCGCGTCCGCGTCAAGCAGCTCTCCGGCGGTGAGCGGCGACGGCTGGACCTCGCGCTCGCCCTGCTCGGCCGGCCCGAGGTGCTCTTCCTCGACGAACCGACCACCGGGCTCGACGCCGAGGGCCGGCGCGACACCTGGACGCTGGTGCGCCGCCTCCAGGAGGGCGGCATCACCGTGCTGCTCACCACGCACTACCTGGAGGAGGCCGAGGCGCTCGCCGACCGGCTGGCGATCATGCACCGGGGACGGGTCGTGACCTCGGGCACCACCGCGGAGGTGACGGCCGAGCGCCCGTCCCGGATCCGGTTCGAGCTCCCCGCCGGAACGGCGCCCGGACAGTTGCCGCTGAACCTGCGCGCGGCGGCCGACGGACCCCGGATCGAGATCCGTACCCACCGCCTCCAGGACTCGCTTGCGGAACTGCTGCGCTGGGCAACGGAGTCCGGCATCCAGCTGATCGGGCTCGACGCCCGGTCCGCCTCGCTCGAGGAGGCCTTCCTCGACATCGCGAGGTCGGCGGCGGAGAACGAGCCCACGACCCGCTACGGAACCAGGAACGCAACCGAGTCCGAGACCGAAGAGGTGGCTGCGGCATGA
- a CDS encoding ABC transporter permease — protein MTTATTRANTTTTGSPTATTTARGRLTALGRAELTLLLRNRTAVFVALLMPAAMVMAMKSTFEQIDLGGTGLTVAGAALTGGIGTVLIQAVYMNMVAAYVARREELVLKRLRTGEVTDGEILTGTALPAGALALTQTALIIVAGTVFLGLGAPERPELLLLGLVMGLVLLTALAAATAVITRTVQTAQLTTLPLFFASMAGSGLFVPLEVLPDRLASVCELLPLTGVMTLVRAGWLGTTEGTDLLGAALTGLVWTVVAVFAVRRWFRWDPRR, from the coding sequence ATGACGACCGCGACAACGCGTGCGAACACCACGACGACCGGATCCCCGACCGCCACCACCACGGCCCGGGGGCGGCTGACAGCCCTCGGCCGGGCCGAACTGACGCTGCTCCTGCGCAACCGGACGGCCGTCTTCGTCGCCCTGTTGATGCCCGCCGCCATGGTCATGGCCATGAAATCGACGTTCGAACAGATCGATCTCGGCGGGACCGGACTGACCGTTGCCGGAGCGGCGCTCACCGGCGGCATCGGAACGGTCCTCATCCAGGCCGTCTACATGAACATGGTCGCCGCCTATGTGGCGCGGCGCGAGGAACTGGTGCTGAAGCGGCTGCGCACCGGCGAGGTCACCGACGGGGAGATCCTGACCGGAACCGCGCTGCCCGCGGGCGCACTGGCCCTGACACAGACCGCGTTGATCATCGTGGCCGGTACCGTCTTCCTCGGACTCGGCGCACCCGAACGCCCCGAGCTGCTCCTGCTGGGGCTGGTGATGGGCCTGGTGCTGCTGACGGCACTGGCGGCGGCCACCGCGGTGATCACCCGTACCGTCCAGACCGCCCAGCTGACGACCCTCCCGCTGTTCTTCGCCTCCATGGCGGGCTCCGGGCTCTTCGTGCCCCTGGAGGTGCTTCCGGACCGGCTCGCGTCGGTGTGCGAGCTCCTGCCGCTGACCGGCGTGATGACGCTCGTACGGGCCGGCTGGCTGGGCACCACCGAGGGCACGGACCTGCTGGGCGCCGCGCTGACCGGGTTGGTCTGGACCGTGGTCGCGGTGTTTGCTGTCAGGCGATGGTTCCGCTGGGATCCGCGACGCTGA
- a CDS encoding sensor histidine kinase, whose amino-acid sequence MLTRVRGWRRGWQERSKLERIDLYTRLTMSVIPWIFTLSWQLTPFASGIRHAPLPLALGLALLLVCVAQCVLSNRNVRPSYAVYNGTAEFPRRRLIAPAALLLVGQGLLAALAAVDGVDPPGLLMMAMNVPLALVMTQVLLVPVRTFLFQSLGLVALTVGALAAAGVRGGLLAGVVPATLFGCLLVLISIRPSAWSLSVMWQAEEARDVQARLAVAEERLRFGRDMHDVLGRNLAVIALKSELAMELAQRGRPEAVDQMVEVQRIARSSQQEVRDVVRGYREADLTTELAGAKGVLRAAGIECAVVGDSGAELPAPVQAALGWVVREAATNVLRHGDPRRCTIRLTASAHEVVLDVENDGAQTATATGDSGSDGTCSGASGSGLPGLRERLVQLDGSLDAGPAGDGLFRLTARIPRTESRTALLKERR is encoded by the coding sequence GTGCTGACGCGCGTACGTGGCTGGCGCCGCGGCTGGCAGGAACGCAGCAAGCTGGAGCGGATCGACCTGTACACCCGGCTGACCATGTCGGTGATCCCCTGGATCTTCACCCTGTCGTGGCAGCTGACCCCGTTCGCCTCGGGCATCCGCCACGCGCCGCTCCCGCTGGCGCTGGGACTGGCGCTGCTCCTGGTCTGCGTGGCCCAGTGCGTGCTCAGCAACCGCAATGTGCGGCCTTCGTACGCCGTCTACAACGGCACGGCCGAGTTCCCCCGGCGGCGGTTGATCGCACCGGCGGCCCTGCTGCTGGTCGGACAGGGCCTGCTGGCGGCGCTGGCCGCCGTGGACGGGGTCGACCCCCCGGGGCTGCTGATGATGGCGATGAACGTACCGCTGGCGCTGGTGATGACGCAGGTGCTGCTGGTCCCGGTCCGTACGTTCCTCTTCCAGTCGCTCGGCCTCGTCGCACTGACCGTCGGCGCCCTCGCGGCGGCCGGGGTGCGCGGCGGCCTGCTGGCCGGTGTGGTGCCGGCCACGCTCTTCGGCTGTCTGCTGGTGCTGATCTCCATCCGGCCCAGCGCCTGGAGCCTGAGCGTGATGTGGCAGGCGGAGGAGGCCCGCGACGTGCAGGCCAGGCTCGCGGTCGCCGAGGAGCGGCTGCGGTTCGGGCGGGACATGCACGACGTGCTGGGCCGCAACCTCGCCGTGATCGCGCTCAAGAGCGAACTGGCGATGGAACTGGCCCAGCGCGGCAGGCCCGAGGCGGTGGACCAGATGGTCGAGGTGCAGCGGATCGCCCGCAGCTCCCAGCAGGAGGTGCGCGATGTCGTACGCGGTTACCGGGAGGCCGATCTGACCACGGAACTGGCCGGGGCGAAGGGCGTGCTGCGGGCGGCCGGCATCGAATGCGCGGTGGTGGGCGACAGCGGGGCCGAACTCCCCGCGCCCGTCCAGGCCGCCCTCGGCTGGGTGGTGCGTGAGGCGGCCACCAACGTGCTGCGGCACGGCGACCCCCGGCGCTGCACGATCCGGCTCACCGCGTCGGCGCACGAGGTGGTGCTGGACGTGGAGAACGACGGCGCGCAGACGGCCACCGCCACCGGGGACAGCGGTTCCGACGGGACCTGTTCCGGCGCGAGCGGATCCGGGCTGCCCGGACTGCGCGAACGGCTCGTCCAGCTCGACGGCTCACTGGACGCGGGACCGGCCGGCGACGGGCTCTTCCGGCTGACGGCGAGAATCCCGCGTACGGAATCCCGTACCGCCCTTCTGAAGGAGCGACGATGA
- a CDS encoding response regulator transcription factor: MTAVRVLLADDEHLIRGALAALLALEDDLVVVAEAATGPEALAMARAHRPDVAVLDLEMPGADGVSVATSLRSELPGCRTMIVTSHGRPGHLKRALAAGVRAFVPKTVSARQLAGIIRTVHAGNRYVDPELAADAIAAGDSPLTVREAEVLELAADGAPVAEIAERASLSQGTVRNYLSSAASKLGAENRHAAVRLARERGWV; the protein is encoded by the coding sequence ATGACCGCGGTACGGGTGCTGCTCGCCGACGACGAGCACCTGATCCGGGGCGCGCTCGCCGCGCTGCTCGCCCTGGAGGACGACCTGGTGGTGGTCGCGGAGGCGGCGACCGGGCCCGAGGCGCTGGCCATGGCCCGTGCGCACCGCCCCGACGTGGCGGTCCTGGACCTGGAGATGCCGGGCGCGGACGGTGTGAGCGTCGCCACATCGTTGCGGTCCGAACTTCCGGGCTGCCGCACCATGATCGTGACCAGTCACGGCCGGCCGGGGCACCTGAAACGGGCCCTCGCGGCGGGCGTGCGGGCGTTCGTCCCGAAGACCGTGAGCGCCCGCCAGCTGGCCGGGATCATCCGCACCGTGCACGCGGGCAACCGTTACGTGGACCCGGAGTTGGCGGCCGACGCGATCGCGGCCGGGGACTCGCCGCTGACCGTGCGCGAGGCCGAGGTGCTGGAACTGGCGGCGGACGGGGCGCCGGTCGCGGAGATCGCGGAGCGGGCCTCGCTGTCGCAGGGAACGGTACGGAACTACCTCTCGTCGGCCGCCTCGAAGCTCGGGGCCGAGAACCGTCACGCCGCGGTGCGTCTCGCACGGGAGCGGGGTTGGGTATAG
- a CDS encoding phosphoribosylaminoimidazolesuccinocarboxamide synthase, which translates to MSGFVEKPEPVQVPGLTHLHTGKVRDLYRNEAGDLVMVASDRMSAYDWVLPTEIPDKGRVLTQLSLWWFDQLADLVPNHVLSTELPAGAPADWAGRTTICRSLRMVPVECVARGYLTGSGLVEYNASRTVCGIGLPEGLTDGSELPGPIFTPATKAAVGDHDENVSYEEVARQVGTETAAQLRRTTLDVYGRARDIARERGIILADTKFEFGFAPTADGGEELIIADEVLTPDSSRFWPAATWEPGHAQPSYDKQFVRDWLTSPASGWDRRSEQPPPALPQEIVDATRAKYLEAYELLTGTSWK; encoded by the coding sequence GTGTCCGGATTTGTAGAAAAGCCCGAGCCCGTGCAGGTTCCGGGGCTCACCCACCTGCACACGGGCAAGGTGCGCGACCTGTACCGGAACGAGGCCGGTGACCTCGTCATGGTCGCCAGCGACCGGATGTCCGCGTACGACTGGGTGCTGCCCACCGAGATCCCGGACAAGGGCCGCGTGCTGACGCAGCTCTCGCTGTGGTGGTTCGACCAGCTCGCCGATCTCGTACCGAACCACGTGCTGTCCACCGAGCTGCCCGCCGGCGCCCCCGCCGACTGGGCCGGCCGCACCACGATCTGCAGGTCGCTGCGGATGGTGCCGGTCGAGTGCGTCGCGCGCGGCTATCTGACCGGCTCCGGCCTGGTCGAGTACAACGCCTCGCGCACCGTCTGCGGCATCGGTCTCCCCGAGGGCCTGACCGACGGCTCCGAGCTGCCGGGGCCGATCTTCACGCCGGCCACCAAGGCGGCCGTCGGCGACCACGACGAGAACGTGAGTTACGAGGAAGTGGCCCGCCAGGTCGGCACCGAGACGGCGGCGCAGCTGCGCCGCACGACGCTGGACGTGTACGGCCGGGCCCGTGACATCGCGCGCGAGCGCGGCATCATCCTGGCGGACACGAAGTTCGAGTTCGGCTTCGCCCCCACCGCCGACGGCGGCGAGGAACTGATCATCGCGGACGAGGTGCTGACCCCGGACTCCTCGCGCTTCTGGCCGGCCGCCACCTGGGAGCCGGGTCACGCCCAGCCCTCGTACGACAAGCAGTTCGTGCGCGACTGGCTGACGTCCCCGGCGTCCGGCTGGGACCGCAGGAGCGAGCAGCCGCCGCCGGCGCTGCCGCAGGAGATCGTGGACGCGACCCGGGCCAAGTACCTGGAGGCGTACGAACTCCTCACCGGCACGTCCTGGAAGTAG
- a CDS encoding N,N-dimethylformamidase beta subunit family domain-containing protein yields the protein MGAEQIRRWESGALAHAVTDPFGQGPLPWLRGSENYFDDTGQVVPWYADPTLPRGSTGGGTRTADDVHRQIKGFSSTGAAAPGEAIDFHITVDPPQQFSVDIYRIGHYGGDGAAKITTSPRLSGIVQPAPLTADRTVSCHHWWQSWRLQIPAYWSIGAYVAVLTTVDGYRSHIPFTVRDNQPADLLLILPDITWQAYNLYPEDGRTGASLYHAWDEQGRLLGEEDAAVTVSFDRPYAGAGLPLHVGHAYDFIRWAERYGYDIAYADTRDLHAGRIDPTRYRGLVFPGHDEYWSVPMRRTTERARDNGTSLVFLSANTMYWQVSLTPSASGVPDRLLTCRKRRGPGKPALWREVDRAEQQLLGIQYAGRVPDPHPLVVRNAEHWLWDATGAGEGDEIDGLVAGEADRYFPRTTLPEHDNRILLAHSPYQDGDGVTRHQETSLYRAPSGALVFASGTFAWSPALDRPGHVDPRIQRATANLLDRICKRA from the coding sequence GGTACGCCGATCCGACGCTGCCCCGAGGCTCGACCGGCGGCGGCACCCGTACCGCCGACGACGTGCACCGGCAGATCAAGGGCTTCAGCTCCACCGGCGCCGCGGCCCCCGGTGAGGCGATCGACTTCCACATCACCGTGGACCCACCCCAGCAGTTCTCCGTGGACATCTACCGCATCGGCCACTACGGGGGCGACGGCGCGGCCAAGATCACCACGAGTCCGCGGCTCTCCGGCATCGTCCAGCCCGCGCCCCTCACCGCCGACCGCACGGTGTCCTGCCACCACTGGTGGCAGTCCTGGCGGCTCCAGATCCCCGCCTACTGGTCGATCGGCGCCTATGTCGCCGTGCTCACGACCGTCGACGGATACCGCTCCCACATCCCGTTCACGGTCCGCGACAACCAGCCTGCCGACCTGCTCCTGATCCTCCCGGACATCACCTGGCAGGCGTACAACCTGTACCCGGAGGACGGCCGCACCGGCGCCAGCCTCTACCACGCCTGGGACGAGCAGGGCCGGCTGCTGGGCGAGGAGGACGCGGCGGTCACCGTCTCCTTCGACCGCCCCTACGCGGGCGCGGGCCTCCCGCTGCACGTCGGTCACGCCTACGACTTCATCCGCTGGGCCGAGCGCTACGGCTACGACATCGCCTACGCCGACACCCGCGATCTGCACGCCGGCCGGATCGACCCGACCCGCTACCGGGGCCTGGTCTTCCCCGGCCACGACGAGTACTGGTCGGTGCCCATGCGGCGCACCACCGAACGTGCCCGCGACAACGGCACGTCCCTGGTCTTCCTCTCCGCGAACACCATGTACTGGCAGGTCAGCCTCACACCGTCGGCCTCCGGCGTCCCCGACCGGCTGCTCACCTGCCGCAAGCGGCGCGGCCCGGGAAAGCCCGCCCTCTGGCGCGAGGTCGACCGCGCCGAGCAGCAGCTCCTCGGCATCCAGTACGCGGGCCGGGTCCCGGACCCCCACCCGCTGGTCGTGCGGAACGCGGAGCACTGGCTCTGGGACGCCACCGGTGCGGGCGAGGGCGACGAGATCGACGGCCTGGTCGCGGGCGAGGCCGACCGCTACTTCCCGCGCACCACGCTTCCCGAGCACGACAACCGCATCCTGCTCGCCCACTCCCCGTACCAGGACGGCGACGGGGTGACGCGCCACCAGGAGACGTCCCTCTACCGGGCCCCGTCCGGCGCGCTCGTCTTCGCCTCCGGCACCTTCGCCTGGTCCCCGGCCCTGGACCGCCCCGGACATGTGGATCCCCGCATCCAGCGGGCCACCGCCAACCTCCTCGACCGCATCTGCAAGCGCGCCTGA